agcctctatttattttttaatgtagtgctgagaattgaacacagtgccttacacatgctaggcaagcactgtaccactgacccacaacctcagcccctgcaaccgtttttgtttatttattttttgttattattatttttgtggtgctggggattgaacttgcatataagacaagcactctaccaactgaactatatccccagccccctttttattttttaattttgagtcagggtcttgctaagattcccaggctggcttggaacttgtgacccttagcttcctgagtagctacaattacagacctgtgccactTCATCCGGTTTACATGATATTCTCTCAAATCTTCACAGCAACCTTGTTAGATAAGTGATATTTTATAGAGGAGGcaagagaggttaagtaattgcCCAAAgtcatgcaaaaaataaaaagcaaagtcaggatttgaacccagatcaCCTGAccaaattttatatctttaccaTTGAGACCTGCCTTGTACCAGACATTTTAAGCCTGTCTTGTGTTATTGAAATGAGGAAAGTGATGTTTCCCCATACTTGGAGATATTTAAGGGCTTGCCTGAACTCACACAGGGCATCTGGAACCACACCTAATTTCTCTGGTTCTGTTTTCCGACTTGCTGGGGACTACCAGATTATGAACTTCAAGGTGGTACATTTAATTTCTGAATTTGTCTCTCTGCATTCTTGACTCATCTGGCATGGGGCTTAAGACTGCCCATGGTTGGGAAGGGGAGAGAACCTTTTGGGGGCTAGAATAAGGGACCCCCTAGCCCATTCTTTTCTTCCCTCAGGCCAGGAGGTCATTAATCTCTTAAGGCATTCTGCCCTGCCCACTGGTTATAACCAGGAAGGACAAGGGGAAGAGCAGGGGATTTCCCTTGGCCTCACTGGAGGCAGGACAAGTCCAAGCCCTTTAAAAACTGTCCTTCAATTGACCCTCTCCCTGCTTTCCTTTTTGGGAGGGGCCAGTCCTGCCCTTGAGGCCAAGGTCAGCCCTGCCTATTGGCTTCCCCACTCTTGCTTAGCTCCACTAGGCAGAGGCTGAGTGAAGAGCTAGAGTCTGGAATTTGTGGGTATGGGAAACAATGGCAAACTCTCCTCCTCACTTCTCCCACCCAAATAACTGTTGTTATGACAACCCACCTCCACAGAGCAGTTTGTGGAAAAGCTTCAGGCAAGGAAGGGGAAGACATGGGTTCAAGTCTAGATTCTGCTTCTGAATCATTTTGTGTTCTTGAGCCaggccctctctctctctctctctgggccttagtatttctgtctcttggaGGGGGAAGTAAGGGAGAATTGTGAAACTAAATGATTTGCAAGAGCCTTTCTAGTAACAATAGTCTGAGAATCTCAATTCACCACCTAGGAGCTAAAATTGGTACTGAGCAATGAAGGAGCCTACCTGGAACCCTGGGCCTGGGCAGAAAGTCTGATATGCATATGGGGAGGAGTTGGGAGACTTGAATTCCCCCAGGGAGAGAATGGGTTAGGGTTGCCTCTAAGACTGCATCTCTCCTGAGCTGTTATTCCCTGCTCTGTTTCCAAAGAGATGGTAGGAAAtaactgtttctttttctggCGAGAAAGccttgcttttttctattttggggaGTGATGTCAGGGAATCCCACTGTCACAGGATTATAGAATCTGGTCCTCTGATTCATTTCACAGCAACACAGTACAACCTAGTCCCCTGAATTCTGGGGACCACCAGAGGGGCCAGATagtaaaggaaagagaatcaCAGAACTGAGTGTGACCTACCCAACACTAGGGAGAGCGCCAGAAACAATTGAGCAGGACTTGTTCTCAAAGAGCTCACAATCTGGGTTAGGGAAGGAGGGGACAACTCTAGTACAGGATGAGAAGTGCTGTTGGAACCCTGGGGGGCCTCCTGGGAGTCTGGATCATGAAGTAACATAGTTGGATTACTGCCACTTGGAATTGGAGGGGATATATCCTGAAGTTGGAatgcttctctcctcctctttgtcTGGCTAAGTCCTACCTCATCCCTAACCTTCAAGTCTCATCTGACATCCATTATCTAGGAAGCATTTCTGGCCTCCCTGAATTGGGTTATGGTATTAACCTAGGTACTTACAGTCCTCTGTGCCACAGTTGTTTCCTCTAGTATTTTCACTTAATTTGGGGGTAGAGGggcagggtactggggattaaatccactctacctttgagctacattgctagctctttttattttaattttttaaattttgagacaggatctcactaaattgctgaggctggtctcaaacttctgatcctcctgcctcagcctcctgagtccctgggattacaggtatgtaccatcatgcccagcttgtCACACTGAATTTTAAGGACTTGCTTTATTGTCTTATCTAACCCACAAGACTGAACCCTCTGAGGTCAAGAAATGGTGgcttttctcctttgtctaacCCAGTGCCACGCCTGTaagaaacattcaataaatatttgtcctgTGACAGATTAATTTTATCTTGAGAAAGGGCAAGGAAAACTTCCCAAGGAAGAAGGCATTTGAGAGAGTCCCTGAAGACTGAACAAAGGCTGTGGGAATTTAGTTTAGGAGGGCAGACTCAACCCATTCACTTACCTTCACTGCTTTCTGAAATTCTATTAAAGAGCCAatagaaagattatttttttttttaagagagagaaagagaattttttaatatttatttttcagttttcggtggacacaacatctttattttattttatgtggtgctgaggatcaaacccagcgccccgcgcatgccaggcgagcacgctaccgcttgagccacatccccagcccaagaaagattattttaaaaggcatgaggcaggtggctcagtggtagagcatttgcctggcatgtgtgaggcactgggtttgattctcagcatcacatataaataacataaaatccattgacaactaaaaactttaaaaaaataaataaataaaaaaggcctgaGGCCATAATGACAATGAGAATAAAGGGAGAAGGTGATAAGAAGAAAAGTAGTAACTAACTCAGACCTCAAAAAAGCTGAATTCTAGGCGGGGCttggcggcacatgcctgtaatcccagtggctcaggaggctaaggcaagagaatcactagttcaaagccagcctcagcaacagcgaggcgcaaagcaactcagtaagaccctgtctctaaataaaatacaaaatagggctgaggatgtggttagtggtcgagtgcccctgagttcaatccctggtaccccaccaccatcaccaccaaaaaaaaaaaaaaaaaagctgaattcTAAGCTAGCAGTAGGGCAAGCTAAAAAGCAATGTATTTGCACTAAGAAATTCTCAAAGAattggtgcagtggtgcacaagtataatcccagtgactcacttGGGGAGGCAGAGGTAAGAGggtcacaaattggaggccagcctggacaacttagcaagattctgtctcaaaaaattaaatggtctggtgatatagctcagtgctcagtggtaaagtgctcaagggtttaatccccagtaccaaaacaaatcaaaacaaaaagaaaaactctcaAAGTCTTAGGAGTTAGATGCACCAGGTATTTCTGGAACTGAGAGCACAAGAGGTGCTGAAACCAAGAGGATTGCTTAAGTATCTGTTTAAGAATGATATTCTAAGATAGTGCTgaggtacatacctataatcccagctgcttgggaaactgaggcatgagtTCAATAATAAGCAATTATAattgcctcagcaacttagcaaggcactaagcaactcagtgagaccctgtctctaataaaatacaaaaaggggctggggatgtggctcagaggttaaatgcccctgggttcaatccttagtaccaaaaaaaaaaagaatttctaagatcccttccccttctctcactGTGTAACCAGGTTAATTATTCCTTTATCTAGCAGAGGTTGGAAATAGAAGAGTAGaatgggaaggaggaaagggaggaaggcagAAAGAATTGAAAGAGAAAACACAGCATGAGAAGTAGTTTTGGTATGAGgactttaaatttatattttatattcatttaggTGCTGGGATTGAATGAAGGGCCTCAGGCATTCTGTATAAtgcctgaactacatccccagcctctaggGTGAGGACTTTTGTTTAATGCATTTAGTTTGGACTTGAATTAGAACTATTATTTCACTGTTAATATGTTTGTCCACATTaggaaagaattaaagataaCCTCCATTATCTTATGTCTTTAATAGTCTGTATTATCTCATATCTCAGTTATTTATGCCCATCTCACCTTATTGGGACtataaacttctctctctctctcaacattttttaaagttgtacatgggcacaatgcctttgttttatttattttttatttttatgtggtgctgaggatagaacccagtgcctcacacatgtgaggcaaccactctaccactgagctacaaccccagcgcTAAAAACTTCTCTTAAGCAGTGGCAATGAGACCTTTAAAATGTAACACAGAAAATTAGAAGACAATGGAACAATGTCTTAAATCtcaaggaaaaattaatttcaacctagaattttatacccagtcAAACTTACTGCTGTAAGGCTagaataataacattttaaaacatgtaaagtTTCAACCTCTAGATGCATCCAGAGGGAGAGCACCACTCACCTGAATTAAGTAGTAAATCAAGAAAGAAGGGACTAGGGTTgtgtctcagcagtagagcgctcgcctagcacgtgcagggtgctaggtttgatcctcagcaccacataaaaataaaataaagatattgtgtacaactacaactaaaacaaatattttaaaaaaaagaaagaagatttggGTGGCATCTAAGAAATAAAGGATCCATCTTAGGAAAGGCAAAGGAAATCCCTAAGATGATAGTGAAGCAGAGATATATTGAAGCAGATCAGAAGCCTTCTAAAGAGATACTACTCAGTtactcgggaggctgatgcaggaggatcacaaattccacaCTAGCCTgggtgtctcaaaataaaaaacgaaaAGGGTGatagttcagtggttaaagcACTTctaggttcaagccccagtactgaGTATAAGGTGGGGTGAGATGCCTCTAGAAGATAGAATAGATAGATCATCTCATGTGATGTGTTTGAAAGCCTTGAAAGGGAAATTCAGATAATTGGGAAGAATCTGGGAATGATCTACTGGTAACTACATAGCAAACTAGGCAATAAGTCTAAACAAAGCATAAggttgtaagaaataaaaagtaactaTTGTAAAGTACATAGCTTGGCTATAAATAGCATTTCAAAATCCTAATAAGGTAATTGTATTGCCTTTTGGGAAAATGAGGAGGTAGGAAGTATGTCTACATAGCAGAGGAGTGGGGAGTGGGTTAAAATTAAATCCTTAACTTCTTATAGTGTGGGAAGTCaatagaaaaatgttcaaaatttaaaaatcaagaagttGCAATAGAAGCATGTGATTTGGAGgctaggctgaggcagaagaatcacaaattccaggccagtctcaggaatttagggaggccctaagcaacttagagaccctgtcaaaaaaaggggaggggggctgggaatgtaagtggtaagtgctcctggatttaatccccagtaccaaaaataaatcttgTATAACTGTTTGCTTCCATGTAAGCATCTATTGATTTGACTAAAAGTGAAactaagggctgggaatgtggctcatagGTAAAAcgctggcctagcatgcgtgaggtactgggttcgatcctcagcaccacataaatataaaataaagatattgtgtctacctttaactaaaaaataactatttaaaaaaatgaaactaaataaaactaaaaagtcaTGTTGTGGCAGGACCTTGGGTCCATAGAGAAGTATGCCAGAGGTGAAACTAGAGAGATGGGCAAGAACCATATTACTATAGGCTTTTGAATGCCAGCCACTGAAGTGTTTAGATTTCATTCTCTAAGAACAATGCAAAATCAGTAAATCCCTCTTGAGCAAGGGAGGGACAGGTTCAGACTTGTGCTTGGGAACGGTATTTTAGTGCATCTGAGCTGAGAGGGACCCTGGAGATTACCCAGAAAATCAGAATTATTTCCAGTACAGTCAGGGAGACTGGTGTTAGGTAAAGGGAAACCATGAATCCCAGCCAGTGGGATGCTGATCCTTCTTAGCTCTGGCCAACCCTTTGTTCCCATAGCCTAAGCCCATAGTCTTGTTACTAGTACTCTGAAGGGACTAGGGAACTAGGTTAACTCGCTCTTTATTTTTCAGCTCCCACCTGCTTTTTGTCCACTTCCCAGTTAACAATCTATCAAGCTATTCTTTGGCCGTTTCTAAGTCTTACTGGTGAATCTGAACCAGTTCAATAGACTAAATGCCCTAAATATGAAGTTCTAGCCTACCAAACTAGAATTTGATTGGATTTTAGTATTTAACATTACTAAGACCTTATTCTGTGCTAGGTACTATGCTCTCAGTGTGTAATAGCATTTCAAAATCTTTATAGCCACCCTGTGAGATGAGTGATTTAGCCCTATTTGCAGTCAAGGAAAATGAGACTCAGAGAAGAGTCTCAATCACACAGCTAGCTCATCAATAGTAAAgctggagctgggtgcagtggagcacatctgtaatcccaatggcttgggaggctgaggcaggaggctcgagttcaaagccagcttcagtaaaagcaaggtactaagcaactcgctgataccctgtctctaaataaaatacaaaatagggctggggatgtggcttagtggtcaagtacccctgagttcagtcctggtAACACCCCCCCAATCAAAATAGTAGAGCTGGAAATTTGTgggggggttggggagggggtttctggggatcaaacccatggccttatATATGCTAggtagcactctaccactgacctccaTCTCCACCCTGAGctgaaattttaaatagttgACCATTTTCTTCTAAAGCCCATTCTCCACATTCTATGTTTCCAAGCTTCTTGAAAGCAAAACACATTTGGTTAGTCACTAAGTAGGGGTCTCTGGAAATAACTGTGGAAGCCCATCGCTCAGACTTGTGACTAATTCTTTCTTCTACTCTCCCAGGCTTACCTACGAGCTATTGATGTGAAGATCCTGCAGCAGCTGGTGACCTTGAACGAGGGCATTGAGGCAGTGCGTTGGCTGTTGGAGGAACGGGGGACACTGACCAGTCATTGCAGTAGCCTCACCAGCAGCCAATACAGCCTGACAGGAGGGAGCCCAGGCCGCTCAAGGCGGGGCAGCTGGGACAGCCTTCCAGACACCAGCTCTACTGACCGGCTGGACAGTGTCTCTATTGGCAGCTTCTTGGACACTGTGGCCCCCAGAGAGCTTGATGAACAGGGTCCCCCAGGGGCTCCCTGTCCTGAGATTGACTGGACAAAGGTTATACCTGGCGAGGAGAGGGCCAGGACTGAGGTGGATCTCACAGCCACCAGGCTAGGGAGCTTAATGTCTCTGAGGAAGCCTCCAGGGGAGGGGCTCCAAGGTGGACCATTGGAGCCACCAGAGGATGAGAGTGCCAAACTGGACTTTGAGGCCCACTGGTACTGGGGACAATGCCAAGATGATGTGACCTTCTTGTAACAACTTTCCCAACATTTTGTACTCCTATAGATCTTTCATCCCTTGGCCCTGGTCTTCCACAAAATTTATTCTCCCTCAGTCAAGGAGTAGGAATAGGATGCTCTGAAAATCAATTACCATGAAAACCTGGCTCATCATAACTCCGGTCCTAGGGAGTCTCTACCTTTATCCCTCAATTACCAGGCCCCTAGAGTTATTTTCATAGAGAGGTTAACTACAGGTGGGTGTCTCCTGGTGTGAGGGTATTTctgtcctccctctctctgcccctgccccagaTAAGGATTTATGACCCATAGGAGATCACTAATGAAGAAATTGGGATGTAATTACTTCATTCAAAGTCTAAAAGTCTTGCCACCTCTTGGTCAAGAAGACTGAGACATTCAGGGCCAACCCTTCCTAGATTAGCCCTCCCAGAATCCTTGGGAGTTGGTAGACCCTCCCCTTCCTACCTGCTGAATGATGTCATTTTCTGCTAGGATGGACTGACTTTTGTCTGTTTCAGTCTTTGGATGGTCAGTATAAGGGTGTCTGTGCCTCTTCTGCTAAGTGATACCATATCACTTCATAGCCTTACCATTACTTCATGTGAATGGCAACACATCACCCCTTCTGGCAGAAAGTTGCTCACTGGTGGATGTTTGTGCTGCTTTTTGGAATGTTCTTACCTTTTAAACAGGGAATTCTCATTTTGTCCTAAGGGGTCTCACACTCTCTATCTACATCCCTGTCTGGTGCAACACTTTTGTCTGTTTGCTTTCTGGGAGAGAAACTGTTAGGGCCTCCACCTAAGGCTCTGAGTCAGCTTGGCCCACTTTGCTACAGACCCCTGTCTTACCCAATCCCTGGGCTGCCCCATTCTAATTTTGACTCCATTTCTGCCTGCGGGGAGGTTCAGTTTCTGTGTCTCTACAccttctcagtttccttttcagGCTTCAGGCCTTTTATATGCAGATGAGTCCTAGCCTTCTCACCCACTGTTGGGAGCTGGGGAGAGTGAAGTTTGAGGCCCTCAGGGCTCTGAGGTAAAACCAGAATCTTGGATGGTGGGGAGGTGTTATCTTCTCTGACTCTGTAATTGCCCTTCCCCCACCCGGTCCAGCCTTCCACCATTTGGTCACAAGGATGCCTGCCTGAGGTTGGGATACAAGGAATCCCCTTGTCTGGGCCACAATGTGGGGGTGTGGCAGGAACAGACAGAGGCTCTTTGGTCTCTGGGCCCCATCTTGGGAAGTGGGCGGGAGCAAGGGAAAGTCCTCCTTTCTCCCTTAGAGCAAGCCCCCTTTACTCTTGGACCTAAGGAGGGAGCAGGGGACTGGCTCTGGGGCTAGATCTCAAGACCCTAGCTAATTACACCACAGAAGGAATTCACTGAAGCTGCCaacctggggctcagagaggggaCAGGCCCAGAGGCCAGGGGGGATAAGGACTATGGCTGATGTCAGAATGAATGAATTCTTGGAGATTAACCCTTTGGATCCCAGGTGACTGCCCCATATGTTGGCCCCTGTTTTTTGTGGGCCCTAATCTAATTTGATTATtggaggggcgggggggggggagagaataAAAGAGGGTCTTGGGATATTCAACGTGCCCTCCTGAGTTGGAGGAATCTTCACCAAATCTTGAAATAACTCCTGCCATTTCtctacttttcagtttttattggggaagggaaggaagccaAGTCTCTATTTCCCTTAAAACTCCTCAGATGTTGTTCAACAACCCCCACTCCCATCCTTCTGAGCAGTCCATGGCTAGCCCCTAAAgaccctctcttctcctctccctcaaAGTGAAAGAAATGTCCAAAGTATCCTCTCAGCCTCTTCTCTTCTGCCTACCAGACCTCTCTTTACTGATCTTCATGAACCTGGGGCTCCTGACCCCTTAAAGACTGGGAATTCCAGTACTCTATTCCAGCCCCTTCTCCACAGCTATTTTATAATGTTCCCTTGAGTGACCAAAGTAACCACCCTTCCTCATGGACGTCATTatattcctttttactttttatgggggtggggggtggggggtatgcTTAGAGACGCTTGTGTGCTGggcactgagctatacccccccAGCCCCATTGTATTCCTTTTTGAGTCTCACTTGACGTAGTCAACCAACTTCTCAACTGAAGAGGTTGCCTGCCCTCTTGTGGCCTTTATGCACCATTGCCAGGGAGGCTGCGTGGAACCTCCAAGCTCAAATAACAGTGCAGCTTCCTAGAAGACCAGCCCTCTCAGTACACAGATAGGCTGGGGACCCAGGAGTATATAGATTTGCCCAGCATAACCCTTTGTGAAACCTCCAAAGCCCAAAGGAACTGAAAGCAATTTCCTCTGATTATAATGTTTGACCCCTATTATGTCATCCCTAAAGAATCAGCTCCTCATCTTTAGAGAAAGGACTATAGGCTCTGTAGAATAGAAGCTTGGGCCTGGACATTAGATAGGAAGAAAGCCAACCCAGACCAATCATGAAAGAAAAGTAGGACCAGACATTGTGGGGGCAGAGCTCAGCATTTCAAACTTGTAGGTTACAAGTGGGGCTGGTGTGGGGAGCTGTGAAATTAGGAAAAACACATTGATCTTGCCGAGATTGGGGTATATCACAGGTCAGGGTATTATGTATAAGTTGGATAGGCACCTGAAAGTGTTGAAATGTTGGAGAGGTGAGGCAAGTGAGGCTGCCTGGGTAGTCCAGGTAGGTCTGGGCATCCTGTGTTAATACCTTAGACTCCAGTTCCCTACCAGAGAAAGGAGTTCCACTTGTCCTTCCTGTTTCTAGACTAGCTGGGTGAAACTCAGCTGGTCTATTACCCTAGACTTTTCTGGGTTTCAGGAAAGAGCTACATGGAATCTcaaaggagaagggaggaaaatgGTGAGAGATGTAGGAAAACATGAgaatgagctgggcacagtggtgcatgcctataatcccagcaactccagaggctgacacaggaggattgcaagttcaagaccagcctcagcaacttagtgagacctgtctcaaaatttaaaaaggactggggatgtggttcagtggttaagcacctctgagttcaattcccattaccaaaaaaaggaaaacagggtGTCTAAAGTATGAATAGAAGAAGCATACTGTCCTCTGAGTACTCTGGGGGCGTTTGCCAGGGATCAGGGTAAAGGTAGAAATGAAACTGCTCATGAAAGCTTCAGAGAGCACTTGAGAGAGTAAGGAGTGACACTGACCAGAATGGGTCCATCAAGAGAACATTAAACCATGCGAGTGGACAGGTGTGAAGGCCTGTGCTTAGAGAGCACCAGGCTGACTGGAAATTATGGCAGCTTTGGTGAGAAATACTTGGGGTTACAGTGGACACAAGCTATTTGTGCTTTTGGTGCCAGGCATGTACTGGGTATTCAGTTATACCTGTGTGCCTGTTCAAGGAATGGAGGGATGAATGTGTGTAAATCCACAAGGAATGTGACTTACAAAACTAAAGTTAACTGTTTATATTAGGTAATTGAAAACTTATTCTATTTAGTTCTTAGCAACCCTATAAACAGTACATAGTTAACAATGTCTTGTTGCTTAGAAATATGCTTAAACTCAGATACATATCAAATGAGCCATAATATAAAGCTGGGTCAGTATCACTTCCTACCCAAACCTCCACACTTAGGAGAATAGGTATTGCTGCTCAATAGTAGAGGCAGGTTCCTGTTGCTGTAATGAATCACCACAAGTTTAATGGCTTAAAAACCATATCTATCTGGGCACTGTGGTACATGTCTGCAATCACagtaacttaggaggctgaggcaggaggattgcaagtttgagcaaTTTgttgagtgagaccctgtctcaaaataaaaaattaaaa
This sequence is a window from Marmota flaviventris isolate mMarFla1 chromosome 10, mMarFla1.hap1, whole genome shotgun sequence. Protein-coding genes within it:
- the Lurap1 gene encoding leucine rich adaptor protein 1, whose product is MEGTVEFQTPDLRDVEGKVGRKTPEGLLRGLRGEWEPGTSGALLLPGATSRSPGLGDKIMALRMELAYLRAIDVKILQQLVTLNEGIEAVRWLLEERGTLTSHCSSLTSSQYSLTGGSPGRSRRGSWDSLPDTSSTDRLDSVSIGSFLDTVAPRELDEQGPPGAPCPEIDWTKVIPGEERARTEVDLTATRLGSLMSLRKPPGEGLQGGPLEPPEDESAKLDFEAHWYWGQCQDDVTFL